A stretch of Lysinibacillus agricola DNA encodes these proteins:
- a CDS encoding BMP family lipoprotein: MVTDVGGVDDKSFNQSAWEGVQAYGKEHDLKKGDGGFDYLQSKSDADYDSNLNALLRRDFNLIYGIGFMMEDAIAAVAEENPDNNFAIIDAEVKADNVVSVLFKEQEGAYLAGVAAAKMSKSGKIGFVGGVDIPVINRFHAGFVEGAKAVNPDIEIKVKYTGAFDKADLGKVTANSMYSSGVDVIFHAAGATGNGVFSEAKERKKKDPNANIWVIGVDADQYEEGKVDDKTNVTLTSMLKGVNTAVVDISNKAKNGEFPGGETLTYGLAEDGVKLADSRGAIPEDVQTVIDEYKEKIAKGEIKVPEKAEK, translated from the coding sequence ATGGTTACTGACGTAGGTGGCGTTGATGATAAATCATTCAACCAATCTGCTTGGGAAGGTGTTCAAGCTTACGGTAAAGAACATGACCTAAAAAAAGGTGATGGTGGCTTTGACTACTTACAATCAAAATCAGACGCAGACTATGATTCAAATTTAAACGCATTATTACGTCGTGACTTTAACTTAATCTACGGTATTGGTTTCATGATGGAAGACGCTATAGCTGCAGTAGCTGAAGAAAATCCAGATAATAATTTCGCAATCATTGACGCTGAAGTAAAAGCAGACAATGTAGTATCTGTACTGTTCAAAGAGCAAGAAGGTGCTTACTTAGCTGGTGTAGCTGCTGCGAAAATGTCTAAATCAGGTAAAATTGGTTTTGTAGGTGGCGTAGATATTCCAGTTATCAACCGCTTCCACGCTGGTTTCGTTGAAGGTGCAAAAGCTGTAAATCCAGATATCGAAATTAAAGTAAAATACACTGGTGCATTTGATAAAGCTGACCTTGGTAAAGTTACTGCAAACAGCATGTACTCTTCAGGTGTAGATGTTATCTTCCACGCTGCTGGTGCAACTGGTAACGGTGTATTCTCTGAAGCAAAGGAACGTAAGAAAAAAGATCCTAATGCAAACATTTGGGTAATCGGAGTAGATGCTGACCAATACGAAGAAGGTAAAGTAGACGACAAAACAAATGTAACTTTAACTTCTATGTTAAAAGGTGTTAACACAGCAGTTGTAGATATTTCAAATAAAGCGAAAAACGGTGAATTCCCAGGTGGCGAAACGCTTACTTATGGCTTAGCTGAAGACGGAGTGAAACTTGCGGATTCTCGTGGTGCGATCCCAGAAGATGTTCAAACTGTCATTGACGAATATAAAGAAAAAATTGCTAAGGGTGAAATCAAAGTTCCAGAAAAAGCGGAAAAATAA
- a CDS encoding ABC transporter ATP-binding protein, giving the protein MEYVIEMLGIRKEFGDFVANDNITLQLKKGEIHALLGENGAGKSTLMNVLFGLYQPEGGEIRVRGKAVKITNPNVANDLGIGMVHQHFMLVENFTVTENIILGSEPTKMGIINIKDAAKKVQALSEKYGLDVDPYAKIEDITVGMQQRVEILKTLYRGAEILIFDEPTASLTPQEITELIQIMRRLIAEGKSIILITHKLKEIMEVSDRVTIIRKGEGIGTVITAETNPNQLAEMMVGRQVEFKTEKTEAKPTDEVLTIENLVVTDYRNIDKVKGLNLKVRKGEIVGIAGIDGNGQSELIEAITGLRKIKNGNVKLNGKDITNMKPRKITEEGVGHIPQDRHKHGLVLDFPIGHNIVLQTYYQSPIAKGFVMDYNKVSEKARQVIEEYDVRTGNGEMTPARALSGGNQQKAIIGREIDRNPDLLIAALPTRGLDVGAIEFIHSRLIEQRDKGKAVLLISFELDEVMNVSDRIAVIYDGQIVDELNPKETTEQELGLLMAGQSNKNNINDAKEGND; this is encoded by the coding sequence TTGGAATACGTGATTGAGATGCTAGGAATCCGCAAAGAATTCGGTGATTTCGTGGCGAATGATAACATCACCCTCCAACTGAAAAAAGGCGAAATCCATGCATTACTTGGTGAAAATGGTGCAGGTAAATCGACTTTAATGAACGTACTTTTTGGTTTGTATCAACCAGAGGGTGGCGAAATTCGAGTTCGTGGGAAGGCTGTTAAAATTACAAACCCAAATGTGGCCAATGATTTAGGGATTGGTATGGTCCATCAACACTTTATGTTAGTGGAAAATTTTACAGTGACAGAGAACATTATTTTAGGTTCTGAACCTACAAAAATGGGAATTATCAACATTAAAGATGCAGCAAAGAAAGTACAAGCACTTTCTGAAAAATATGGTTTAGATGTTGATCCATATGCCAAAATCGAGGATATTACTGTGGGGATGCAACAGCGTGTTGAAATTTTAAAAACACTATACCGTGGTGCCGAAATTTTAATCTTTGACGAGCCTACTGCATCTTTAACACCACAGGAGATTACAGAGCTTATTCAGATCATGCGCCGCTTAATTGCAGAGGGCAAATCAATTATTTTAATTACCCATAAGCTAAAGGAAATTATGGAAGTCTCTGACCGTGTGACGATTATCCGAAAAGGTGAAGGGATTGGAACGGTTATAACTGCTGAAACAAACCCTAACCAATTAGCTGAAATGATGGTAGGTCGTCAAGTTGAATTTAAAACAGAAAAAACAGAAGCAAAACCAACTGATGAAGTGCTTACAATCGAAAACTTAGTTGTTACAGACTACCGTAATATCGATAAAGTAAAAGGCTTGAACTTAAAAGTACGTAAAGGTGAAATAGTTGGTATTGCGGGTATCGATGGCAACGGACAATCTGAGTTAATCGAAGCCATTACTGGCCTACGTAAAATAAAGAATGGTAACGTTAAATTAAATGGCAAAGATATTACAAATATGAAACCTCGAAAAATTACTGAGGAAGGCGTTGGGCATATCCCGCAAGACCGCCATAAGCACGGTTTAGTATTAGATTTCCCAATTGGCCATAATATCGTACTGCAAACATATTACCAATCTCCAATTGCTAAGGGCTTTGTCATGGACTACAACAAGGTGTCTGAAAAAGCGCGCCAAGTTATCGAAGAGTATGATGTACGTACTGGTAATGGTGAAATGACACCGGCTCGTGCCCTTTCAGGCGGGAACCAACAAAAAGCGATTATCGGTCGTGAAATTGATCGTAATCCAGACTTATTGATTGCGGCACTCCCAACACGTGGTCTTGACGTAGGGGCAATTGAATTTATTCACTCTCGCCTTATCGAGCAACGTGATAAAGGAAAAGCAGTACTGTTAATTTCATTTGAATTAGATGAGGTCATGAATGTTTCGGACCGTATTGCTGTTATATATGATGGTCAAATTGTGGATGAATTAAACCCAAAAGAAACAACAGAACAAGAGCTTGGCCTATTAATGGCAGGACAAAGTAATAAAAATAACATAAATGATGCGAAGGAGGGGAACGACTAA